The Streptococcus mitis genome has a segment encoding these proteins:
- a CDS encoding Na/Pi cotransporter family protein, producing MSINWQEILFHFLGGLGLFLYSIKTMGDGLQQAAGDRLRFYIDKYTSNPFFGVLVGIGMTALIQSSSGVTVITVGLVSAGLLTLRQAIGIVMGANIGTTVTSFIIGFKLGDYALPMLFIGAICLFFTKNRSINNIGRIIFGVGGIFFALNLMSGAMEPLKDLQVFRDYMVELSKSPILGVFVGTGLTLLIQASSATIGILQNLYASGLIDLQGALPVLFGDNIGTTITAIIASLGANIAAKRVAGAHVAFNVIGTVICIVFLVPFTGLIQWFESTLNLAPEMTIAFAHGTFNITNTIIQFPFIGALAYFVTKLIPGEDEVVKYEPLYLDEHLIKQAPSIALGNAKKELLHLGNYASKAFDLSYNYIINLNEKVAEKGHKTEEAINTIDEKLTRYLITLSSEALSQKESEVLTNILDSSRDLERIGDHAEALINLTDYLQRKNVEFSEAALQELADIYQKTTGFIKDALDSVENNDIEKAQSLIERHKEINNMERVLRKTHIKRLNKGECSTQAGVNFIDIISHYTRVSDHAMNLAEKVIAEQI from the coding sequence ATGTCCATTAATTGGCAGGAAATTTTATTTCACTTTTTAGGTGGTCTGGGACTATTCTTATATAGTATCAAGACCATGGGAGACGGTTTGCAACAAGCTGCTGGAGATCGCCTTCGTTTTTACATTGACAAGTACACTAGCAATCCGTTCTTCGGTGTGCTAGTTGGTATCGGTATGACGGCGCTAATTCAGTCAAGTTCTGGGGTCACAGTCATTACAGTGGGGCTAGTCAGCGCAGGACTTTTGACCTTGCGTCAAGCTATCGGTATTGTCATGGGTGCCAATATTGGAACTACCGTTACATCCTTTATCATCGGTTTTAAGCTAGGAGATTACGCCTTACCAATGCTTTTCATCGGAGCGATTTGTCTCTTCTTCACCAAGAATCGCTCTATCAATAACATCGGACGTATCATTTTTGGTGTAGGTGGTATCTTCTTCGCTCTCAATCTTATGAGCGGTGCAATGGAACCTCTAAAAGACCTGCAAGTCTTTAGAGACTATATGGTTGAACTAAGTAAGAGTCCTATTCTAGGTGTCTTTGTCGGAACTGGACTAACCCTACTCATTCAAGCTTCTTCCGCAACTATCGGTATCCTACAGAATCTTTACGCAAGTGGTTTGATTGATCTACAAGGTGCCCTACCAGTCTTGTTTGGTGATAATATCGGAACGACCATTACAGCTATTATTGCTTCTCTTGGAGCCAATATCGCTGCCAAACGTGTTGCTGGTGCCCATGTCGCCTTTAACGTGATTGGTACGGTTATCTGTATTGTCTTCCTTGTACCTTTCACTGGCTTGATTCAATGGTTTGAATCTACACTCAATCTGGCTCCAGAAATGACCATTGCCTTCGCCCACGGAACCTTTAATATCACAAATACTATTATCCAATTTCCATTCATCGGAGCCTTGGCCTACTTTGTAACCAAGCTCATCCCTGGTGAAGATGAAGTTGTCAAGTACGAGCCACTTTATCTTGATGAGCATTTGATTAAACAAGCTCCATCAATCGCTCTCGGAAATGCCAAAAAAGAACTCCTTCACTTGGGAAATTATGCTTCTAAAGCCTTTGACCTTTCATACAACTACATCATTAACCTCAATGAAAAGGTTGCTGAAAAAGGCCACAAGACAGAAGAAGCCATCAATACCATTGATGAAAAATTGACTCGTTACCTTATTACTCTTTCAAGTGAAGCTCTTAGCCAGAAAGAAAGTGAAGTGCTCACCAACATTCTTGATTCATCCCGCGATTTGGAACGAATTGGGGACCACGCAGAAGCGCTAATCAACCTGACTGACTACCTTCAACGTAAAAACGTTGAGTTCTCTGAAGCTGCTTTACAGGAATTAGCTGATATCTATCAAAAGACCACTGGCTTTATCAAAGATGCCCTTGACAGCGTGGAAAACAATGATATTGAAAAAGCTCAAAGTCTGATTGAACGCCATAAAGAAATCAACAATATGGAACGTGTTCTCAGAAAGACCCACATCAAACGCCTCAACAAGGGCGAGTGTTCAACACAAGCTGGGGTCAACTTTATCGACATCATTTCCCACTATACTCGTGTATCTGACCACGCTATGAATCTAGCTGAAAAGGTCATCGCTGAACAAATCTAA
- a CDS encoding endo-beta-N-acetylglucosaminidase produces the protein MKDLFYEKRCRYSIRKLSIGACSLMIGSALFASPVLAEQLSVSDTAVNTSAQATSTNETTNPDTAAIEKQLSEAENKVAEQPISENTPAITDLLNEKEEAKPAPMDKAEKPAQPTDKEGVKPEEAPQVVDNKADKPSLADVPKNEEKSLRPKEIKFDTWEDLLKWEPGAREDDPINRSSVELAKRHRGQLVNEKASRRAKVQALANTNSKAKDHASVGGEEFKAYAFDYWQYLDSMVFWEGLVPTPDVIDAGHRNGVPVYGTLFFNWSNSIADQEKFVAALKQDEDGTFPIARKLVDLAKYYGFDGYFINQETTGELVMPLGEKMRQFMLYTKEYAAKVNHPIKYAWYDAMTYKYGRYHEDGLGDYNYQFMQKEDDKVPADQFFANFNWNKEKNDHSVEIAKWLERSQYDVFAGLELQQGGSYKTKVKWDALLDEKGKLRLSLGLFAPDTITSLGKTGEDYHKNEDIFFTGYQGDPTAQKPADKEWYGIANLVADRTPAVGRTFTTSFNTGHGRKWFVDGKVSKDSEWNYRSVSGILPTWRWWQTSTGEKLRAEYDFTDAYNGGNSLKFSGNVAGKTDQDVNLYSTKLEVTEKTKLRVAHKGGKGSKVYMAFSTTPDYKFDDADAWKELTLSDNWTNEEIDLSSLAGKTIYAVKLFFEHEGAVKDYQFNLGQLTISDNHQAPQAPTGLSVVKQSLKNAQEAEAVVQFAGNQDADFYEVYEKDGDNWRLLTGSSASTIYLPRVSRSANATGTTQELKVVAVGKNGLRSEAATTSFNWGMTVQDTTLPRPLAENIVPGAKVIGSTFPNTEGGEGIEGMLNGTITSLSDKWSSGQLSGSVDIRLTQPRRVVRWVMDHAGAGGESVNDGLMNTKDFDLYYKDTDGEWKLAKEVRGNKAHVTDITLDKPITAQDWRLHVITSDNGTPWKAIRIYNWKMYETLDTESQNIPMAKVAARSLGNHQIQLGFSDVPAGATITVYDKADSQTPIATLKTETGGDLATAPLGFDKQPTLLYYRTQLPGKEISNTLAVAIPQDERKIAAVSLEKEPKKTVYKVGEKLDLRGGTLRVQYEGGRADELINLTHSGVTVSGYDDHQKGGQNLTLQYLGLPVSGDLKVQVTGQDEGKTKEVAGLYITKKPKTDYLVGDQLDLSEGRFGVLYDDETEETHSFTDEGVEITGYDAQKTGRQTLTLHYKGHTAEFDVLVSPKAAVNDEYLKQEITAAQGRQSTLSYTFSSEDKQAVLVEKLNAAKAVAENHDASQEEVNKALNELKQAGTDLDGNQRYQTAREELEGLLESIREKDPKAELIEQAETLLASEMPTPQAFADMKEKLNKKLAPAEESHHVGSMDPSEVAPTVEVLPELVVETETTAFERQERPNSDLLKGQRQLVQKGEEGQVRHFVEVDGQGNRILRTTEILKEAVPEITEVGTKVLSSNQPAEGAKDLVLETPKLEVEEGTVSFEHQERPNAALLKGQRQLVQAGVEGQVRHLVEVDAQGNRILRTTEILKEAVPEITEVGTKVLSSDQPAEGVKDLVLETPKLEVEKVAVSFERQERPNSELLKGQRRIVQAGEEGQVRHLVEVDSHGNRTLRSTEVLKEAVPEITEVGTKVLSSNQPAEGVKDLVLETPKLEVEEIEVSFERQERSSSELLKGQRRIVQAGEEGQIRRFVEVDAQGKRTLRTTEVLKEALPEIVEVGTKEEQDSQKTGQALLATPTNEKVGKELPNTGVTRDASLVALGLLGVMSGYGLLAGKKRENESI, from the coding sequence ATGAAAGATCTATTCTATGAAAAACGTTGCCGTTACAGCATTCGTAAGTTGTCAATCGGGGCTTGTTCCTTGATGATCGGTTCAGCTTTGTTTGCGAGTCCAGTCCTCGCCGAACAGCTCTCAGTCTCTGACACAGCAGTAAATACGAGCGCTCAAGCGACAAGTACTAATGAGACAACTAATCCAGATACTGCAGCTATCGAAAAACAATTATCGGAAGCAGAGAACAAAGTAGCTGAGCAACCAATTTCAGAAAACACTCCAGCAATAACTGATTTGCTTAATGAAAAAGAAGAAGCGAAGCCTGCTCCGATGGATAAAGCTGAAAAACCTGCTCAACCAACTGACAAAGAAGGAGTCAAGCCTGAGGAAGCTCCTCAAGTGGTTGACAATAAAGCCGATAAACCAAGTCTAGCAGACGTTCCTAAAAATGAAGAAAAGAGTCTCCGACCAAAAGAAATCAAATTTGATACTTGGGAGGATTTGTTGAAATGGGAACCGGGTGCGCGTGAAGATGATCCCATCAATCGTTCCTCAGTTGAACTAGCCAAGCGCCATAGAGGCCAGCTGGTAAATGAAAAAGCAAGTAGAAGAGCCAAGGTTCAGGCGCTAGCAAATACCAACTCAAAGGCTAAAGACCACGCTTCTGTTGGTGGAGAAGAATTCAAGGCCTACGCCTTTGACTACTGGCAATACTTGGATTCAATGGTCTTCTGGGAAGGTCTAGTCCCAACCCCAGATGTCATTGATGCAGGCCACCGCAATGGAGTTCCCGTTTATGGAACACTTTTCTTCAACTGGTCCAACAGTATTGCTGACCAAGAGAAATTTGTTGCTGCTTTGAAACAAGATGAGGATGGAACCTTCCCTATTGCACGAAAACTTGTCGACCTTGCTAAGTACTATGGCTTTGATGGGTATTTTATCAACCAAGAAACAACGGGTGAATTAGTAATGCCACTTGGTGAAAAAATGCGTCAATTCATGCTCTATACAAAAGAATATGCGGCAAAAGTCAACCATCCAATCAAGTATGCTTGGTACGATGCCATGACCTATAAATATGGTCGTTACCACGAAGATGGTCTAGGTGATTACAACTACCAGTTCATGCAAAAAGAAGATGACAAGGTCCCTGCGGATCAATTCTTTGCCAATTTCAACTGGAATAAGGAAAAGAATGACCACTCTGTAGAAATAGCAAAATGGCTGGAACGTAGCCAATATGATGTCTTTGCAGGCTTGGAATTGCAACAAGGTGGTTCTTATAAGACAAAAGTTAAATGGGATGCCCTCTTAGATGAAAAAGGCAAGTTACGTTTGTCACTTGGACTCTTTGCACCAGATACAATTACCAGTCTAGGAAAAACAGGTGAAGATTATCATAAAAACGAAGATATCTTCTTCACAGGTTACCAAGGAGATCCGACAGCTCAAAAACCAGCGGACAAAGAGTGGTATGGGATTGCTAATTTAGTTGCAGACCGCACACCAGCAGTAGGCCGGACCTTCACTACCTCCTTTAATACAGGCCATGGTAGAAAGTGGTTTGTAGACGGAAAGGTTTCTAAGGATTCTGAGTGGAACTACCGTTCGGTTTCAGGTATCTTGCCAACATGGCGCTGGTGGCAGACTTCAACAGGGGAAAAACTTCGTGCAGAATATGATTTTACAGATGCCTACAATGGCGGAAATTCCCTTAAATTCTCAGGTAATGTAGCTGGTAAGACGGACCAGGATGTGAATTTGTATTCTACTAAGTTAGAAGTAACTGAGAAAACCAAACTTCGTGTTGCCCACAAGGGAGGAAAAGGCTCGAAAGTTTATATGGCCTTCTCTACAACTCCAGACTACAAATTCGATGATGCAGATGCATGGAAAGAGCTAACCCTTTCTGACAACTGGACAAATGAAGAAATTGACCTTAGCTCACTAGCAGGTAAAACCATCTATGCAGTCAAACTCTTCTTCGAACATGAAGGGGCTGTGAAAGATTATCAGTTTAACCTAGGTCAATTAACAATTTCAGACAATCACCAAGCACCACAAGCGCCTACAGGCCTTTCTGTGGTGAAACAATCTCTTAAGAATGCCCAAGAAGCTGAAGCAGTGGTCCAGTTTGCGGGTAATCAAGATGCGGATTTCTATGAAGTCTATGAAAAAGATGGGGATAACTGGCGTTTGTTGACAGGTTCATCTGCTTCAACCATCTACTTGCCAAGAGTTAGCCGTTCTGCTAATGCGACTGGTACGACGCAAGAATTGAAAGTTGTTGCAGTTGGTAAAAATGGCCTTCGTTCAGAAGCTGCGACGACATCCTTTAACTGGGGCATGACTGTTCAGGATACGACTCTCCCAAGACCTTTGGCTGAAAATATTGTTCCAGGAGCAAAGGTTATCGGTAGCACTTTCCCTAATACCGAAGGTGGAGAAGGTATTGAAGGTATGTTGAACGGTACCATTACCAGTCTTTCAGACAAGTGGTCTTCAGGACAATTGAGCGGTAGTGTTGATATTCGTTTGACCCAACCACGTCGTGTTGTCAGATGGGTAATGGATCATGCGGGAGCTGGTGGTGAGTCTGTTAACGATGGTTTGATGAACACCAAGGACTTTGATCTTTACTACAAGGATACAGATGGCGAGTGGAAACTAGCTAAGGAAGTCCGCGGCAACAAAGCACACGTTACGGATATCACTCTTGACAAACCAATCACCGCCCAAGACTGGCGTTTGCATGTCATTACATCTGATAACGGAACACCTTGGAAGGCCATTCGTATCTACAACTGGAAGATGTACGAAACCTTGGACACAGAAAGTCAAAATATTCCAATGGCTAAGGTAGCTGCTCGTTCGCTTGGAAACCACCAAATTCAACTAGGCTTCTCTGATGTTCCGGCAGGCGCAACCATCACCGTTTACGACAAGGCTGATTCACAAACACCAATTGCAACCTTGAAGACTGAAACTGGAGGTGACTTGGCAACAGCTCCATTGGGCTTTGACAAGCAACCAACTCTCCTCTACTATCGTACCCAACTACCTGGCAAAGAAATCAGTAACACCTTGGCTGTAGCGATTCCACAGGATGAGAGAAAAATTGCTGCGGTTAGCCTGGAAAAAGAACCTAAAAAGACGGTTTACAAAGTAGGAGAAAAACTGGACCTCAGAGGCGGAACACTCCGTGTTCAATACGAAGGGGGACGAGCCGACGAGCTGATTAACCTTACTCACTCAGGTGTGACGGTATCTGGATACGATGATCATCAAAAAGGGGGACAAAACCTAACACTTCAATACCTTGGTTTACCAGTGTCAGGTGATCTAAAAGTCCAAGTGACAGGACAGGATGAAGGAAAAACAAAAGAAGTAGCGGGCTTGTATATTACTAAGAAACCAAAAACAGACTATCTAGTAGGAGATCAACTGGATCTCTCTGAAGGTCGCTTTGGTGTTCTCTATGATGACGAGACAGAAGAGACTCACAGCTTTACTGATGAAGGTGTTGAAATCACGGGATACGATGCTCAGAAGACTGGACGCCAGACCTTGACCCTGCATTACAAGGGGCACACAGCTGAGTTTGATGTCTTGGTTTCTCCAAAGGCTGCAGTTAATGATGAATACCTTAAACAAGAAATCACTGCTGCCCAAGGCCGTCAGTCAACCCTTTCCTATACCTTCTCAAGTGAGGACAAACAAGCTGTACTAGTAGAGAAACTCAATGCAGCGAAAGCTGTTGCAGAAAACCATGATGCCAGTCAAGAAGAAGTCAACAAAGCCTTGAATGAATTGAAACAAGCAGGGACAGACTTGGATGGAAATCAACGTTATCAGACAGCTAGAGAAGAATTGGAAGGTTTGCTCGAATCTATCCGTGAAAAAGATCCTAAAGCTGAGTTGATTGAACAAGCAGAAACTTTGTTGGCTTCAGAGATGCCAACTCCACAAGCTTTTGCGGACATGAAAGAAAAGCTGAATAAGAAACTAGCTCCTGCAGAAGAAAGTCATCATGTTGGTAGTATGGATCCAAGTGAAGTAGCCCCAACAGTTGAGGTTCTCCCTGAACTAGTTGTTGAAACTGAAACAACAGCCTTTGAACGTCAAGAAAGACCAAATTCGGATCTTCTTAAGGGTCAACGTCAACTTGTCCAAAAAGGAGAAGAAGGTCAAGTTCGTCATTTTGTAGAAGTAGATGGCCAAGGCAATCGTATCCTTCGTACAACAGAAATTCTTAAGGAAGCTGTTCCAGAGATTACCGAAGTAGGTACAAAAGTTCTATCAAGTAATCAACCAGCAGAAGGAGCAAAAGACCTAGTTTTAGAAACTCCGAAACTAGAAGTTGAAGAGGGCACAGTTTCCTTCGAACATCAGGAACGACCAAATGCAGCCCTTCTCAAAGGACAACGCCAGCTAGTTCAAGCAGGTGTGGAAGGACAAGTTCGTCATCTAGTAGAAGTAGATGCCCAAGGCAATCGTATCCTTCGTACAACAGAAATTCTCAAGGAAGCTGTTCCGGAAATTACCGAAGTGGGAACAAAAGTTCTATCAAGCGACCAACCAGCTGAGGGAGTAAAAGACCTGGTTCTAGAAACTCCGAAACTAGAAGTTGAAAAAGTTGCAGTATCCTTTGAACGTCAAGAACGTCCAAACTCAGAACTTCTCAAAGGTCAACGTCGTATTGTGCAAGCTGGAGAAGAAGGACAAGTTCGTCATCTAGTAGAAGTAGATTCCCATGGCAATCGTACCCTTCGTTCGACTGAAGTTCTCAAGGAAGCTGTTCCAGAGATTACCGAAGTAGGTACAAAAGT